Proteins from a genomic interval of Callospermophilus lateralis isolate mCalLat2 chromosome 1, mCalLat2.hap1, whole genome shotgun sequence:
- the Smkr1 gene encoding small lysine-rich protein 1 → MDIWGVFQIFAITSKGKKGKSHRKSHGKKQKKPEVDILSPAAMLNLYYIAHNVADCLQLRGFRWPGAPKGKKGKNKT, encoded by the exons atggacatttggggtGTTTTCCAGATTTTTGCTATTACAA GTAAAGGGAAGAAAGGGAAAAGCCACAGAAAGTCTCACGGGAAGAAGCAGAAGAAGCCCGAGGTGGACATCCTCAGCCCCGCGGCCATGCTGAACCTCTACTACATCGCCCACAACGTGGCCGACTGCCTGCAGCTGCGAGGCTTCCGCTGGCCAGGGGCTCCCAAAGGGAAAAAAGGGAAGAACAAGACTTAA